A genome region from Streptomyces xanthophaeus includes the following:
- a CDS encoding class I SAM-dependent methyltransferase, which produces MTVSYIPAHESALIPAHESALAPVDPARWPDVARPPRASALRTAVAERIIGRALARLPLRVRHGGGEPPAYRVPRQAGALPTLTLHDPEAFHRRIGADGLIGFGESYMAGEWDSDDLVGALTVLATHVDDLVPAPLRRLREAWVRGRPEQQRNTPEGARENIHRHYDLSNELFTLFLDRSMSYSSAVFAAFPASPATFTAAQHRKIDRLLDLADVGPGTRLLEIGTGWGELAIRAASRGADVLTVTLSAEQRDLARERIAAAGLGDRVTVELRDYRHVEGSFDAVVSVEMIEAVGAEYWATYFAALRRLLAPGGRVALQAITMPHERMLLTARTHTWISKYIFPGGLIPSREAIARASAAAGLSTVADDGFGDHYAETLRLWREEFDRRADSVSALGFDRTFHRMWELYLAYSEAGFRSRYLDVRQLLLTADRHEPREPR; this is translated from the coding sequence GTGACCGTCTCGTACATCCCGGCCCACGAGAGCGCGCTCATCCCGGCCCACGAGAGCGCGCTCGCACCCGTCGACCCGGCGCGCTGGCCCGACGTGGCCCGGCCGCCCCGCGCCTCGGCCCTGCGTACCGCCGTCGCCGAGCGGATCATCGGCCGGGCCCTCGCCCGGCTTCCGCTGCGGGTCCGGCACGGGGGCGGGGAGCCGCCCGCCTACCGGGTCCCCCGGCAGGCGGGAGCGCTGCCCACCCTCACCCTCCACGACCCCGAGGCCTTCCACCGCCGGATCGGCGCGGACGGCCTGATCGGCTTCGGCGAGTCGTACATGGCCGGGGAATGGGACAGCGACGACCTGGTGGGCGCACTGACCGTGCTCGCCACCCACGTCGACGACCTGGTGCCGGCGCCGCTGCGCCGACTGCGCGAAGCCTGGGTACGCGGGCGCCCGGAACAGCAGCGCAACACCCCTGAGGGGGCGCGGGAGAACATCCACCGTCACTACGACCTGTCCAACGAACTGTTCACCCTGTTCCTCGACCGGAGCATGAGCTACTCCTCGGCGGTCTTCGCCGCGTTCCCCGCCTCACCCGCCACCTTCACCGCCGCCCAGCACCGCAAGATCGACCGGCTCCTCGACCTCGCGGACGTCGGACCGGGCACCCGGCTGCTGGAGATCGGCACCGGGTGGGGCGAGCTGGCGATCCGGGCCGCCTCCCGGGGCGCCGACGTGCTGACCGTGACGCTCTCCGCCGAGCAGCGCGACCTGGCCCGGGAACGCATCGCCGCGGCCGGCCTCGGCGACCGCGTCACCGTCGAACTGCGCGACTACCGGCACGTCGAAGGCTCCTTCGACGCCGTCGTCAGCGTGGAGATGATCGAAGCGGTCGGCGCCGAGTACTGGGCCACCTACTTCGCCGCCCTGCGCCGGCTCCTCGCCCCCGGCGGCCGCGTCGCCCTCCAGGCCATCACCATGCCGCACGAGCGCATGCTCCTCACCGCCCGCACACACACCTGGATCAGCAAGTACATCTTCCCCGGCGGCCTCATTCCCTCCCGTGAGGCGATCGCCCGCGCGAGCGCGGCGGCCGGGCTGAGCACCGTGGCGGACGACGGCTTCGGCGACCACTACGCGGAGACGCTGCGGCTGTGGCGCGAGGAGTTCGACCGCCGGGCCGACTCCGTCTCCGCCCTCGGCTTCGACCGCACCTTCCACCGCATGTGGGAGCTCTACCTCGCCTACTCCGAGGCCGGATTCCGCTCGCGCTACCTGGACGTACGCCAACTCCTGCTCACCGCCGACCGGCACGAGCCACGGGAGCCCCGATGA
- a CDS encoding DUF1295 domain-containing protein, producing the protein MTVGTQAQAQALSTGVDWGALSVNLGAAAGAAFAVMLVTFAVAAVKGLHRIVDIAWGAAFAAVALTSWLLSSGYGDDGRRLAVAAATVVWGLRLALHIARRGRGHGEDPRYARMLARAPGSTRLYALRKVYLLQGALVWLVSLPVQAASYVPVPLGPLAAAGLLLWAAGLLFEAIGDLQLARFRERPEHRGTIMDRGLWSWTRHPNYFGDFLVWWGLYLLACATWQTAALTLVSPLVMSALLIWGSGKRLLEAHMADRPGYAAYAARTSGFFPRPPRRISREAG; encoded by the coding sequence ATGACCGTCGGGACCCAGGCCCAGGCCCAGGCCTTGTCGACCGGCGTCGACTGGGGCGCGCTGTCCGTGAACCTGGGCGCCGCGGCCGGCGCCGCGTTCGCCGTCATGCTGGTCACCTTCGCCGTGGCAGCAGTCAAGGGCCTGCACCGGATCGTCGACATCGCCTGGGGAGCCGCCTTCGCCGCGGTGGCGCTCACCAGCTGGCTGCTGTCGAGCGGGTACGGCGACGACGGCCGGCGTCTCGCGGTCGCCGCGGCGACCGTCGTGTGGGGACTGCGCCTGGCCCTGCACATCGCCCGGCGCGGCCGGGGGCACGGTGAGGACCCGCGCTACGCCCGCATGCTCGCCCGGGCGCCGGGCAGCACCCGGCTCTACGCCCTGCGCAAGGTCTACCTCCTCCAGGGCGCGCTGGTCTGGCTCGTCTCGCTGCCCGTACAGGCCGCGTCGTACGTGCCCGTTCCGCTCGGACCGCTCGCCGCCGCGGGCCTGCTGCTCTGGGCGGCCGGACTGCTCTTCGAGGCGATCGGAGACCTCCAGCTGGCCCGCTTCAGGGAACGCCCCGAGCACCGCGGAACGATCATGGACCGCGGTCTGTGGAGCTGGACGCGGCACCCCAACTACTTCGGTGACTTCCTCGTCTGGTGGGGTCTTTATCTGCTGGCCTGCGCGACCTGGCAGACTGCGGCACTCACACTGGTGTCACCGCTGGTGATGAGCGCGCTGCTGATCTGGGGCAGCGGCAAGAGACTGTTGGAGGCGCACATGGCGGACCGGCCCGGCTACGCCGCCTACGCCGCCCGCACCAGCGGGTTCTTCCCGCGCCCGCCGCGCCGCATATCCCGGGAGGCGGGATGA
- a CDS encoding alpha/beta fold hydrolase — MSAGTERDTETTGEGRALVLRTSPATPAAAVLLLHGGREEGPEPPPLVNLPALRMRPFAAAVVRATRGRDVLVAEVRYRHRGWNGARCDAARDAEAALARLRGLAGDVPVVLVGHSMGGRAALRAAGAPLVHGVVALAPWCPPGEPVDHLAGRRLYLLHDEEDRVTSAAGSWEFVRRSRLAGADATAIPMSTGGHAMLRGAGAWHRRTAALVTSLVTRD; from the coding sequence ATGAGCGCCGGGACCGAGCGGGACACGGAGACCACCGGCGAGGGCCGCGCCCTCGTGCTGCGTACGTCCCCCGCGACACCGGCGGCCGCGGTCCTGCTGCTGCACGGAGGGCGCGAGGAGGGGCCGGAGCCGCCGCCCCTGGTCAACCTGCCCGCGCTGCGGATGCGGCCCTTCGCGGCCGCCGTCGTCCGCGCGACGCGCGGACGTGACGTCCTGGTGGCGGAGGTGCGCTATCGCCACCGCGGCTGGAACGGCGCCCGCTGCGACGCCGCCCGGGACGCGGAAGCGGCCCTCGCGCGGCTGCGGGGACTCGCCGGGGACGTACCGGTGGTCCTGGTCGGCCATTCGATGGGCGGCCGAGCGGCGCTGCGGGCGGCCGGCGCGCCCCTGGTGCACGGCGTGGTGGCCCTCGCCCCCTGGTGTCCGCCGGGCGAACCGGTGGACCACCTCGCGGGCCGCCGGCTCTACCTGCTGCACGACGAGGAGGACCGGGTCACCTCGGCCGCCGGGTCCTGGGAGTTCGTCCGCCGGTCCCGGCTCGCGGGCGCCGACGCCACCGCCATCCCGATGTCCACGGGCGGCCACGCGATGCTCCGCGGCGCGGGCGCCTGGCACCGGCGCACCGCGGCGCTCGTCACCAGCCTGGTCACCCGGGACTGA
- a CDS encoding DUF6234 family protein: MIDSLTEPRSRRGRRPWSRRTSLGADLAIGIPLLLLGVGWLVLDFMLGHGLEVWAAQGDRERIDAADLAHIARIQHYLVAVFVIAALALVFRARWTALMQLLAATLAGALLMLAQHSWDRSHPSPAGAASEGTSRYRENNGFRIPGDMSPASAQDAQKEADRIEPVLKRLWDGGTWDPASVRAALLEVGFEEERFGPKGEWLGGTLSVRDMGSRFETDHYVTPEGALVGVRVHDDACVTAYVQKTNYVVKTNGPYPEGGCFEPPAGH, encoded by the coding sequence ATGATCGATTCCCTGACCGAACCCCGATCCCGGCGTGGCCGGCGACCCTGGTCGCGCCGGACGTCCCTCGGCGCAGACCTGGCCATCGGTATTCCCCTCTTACTGCTCGGGGTGGGATGGCTCGTGCTGGACTTCATGTTGGGGCACGGCCTGGAGGTCTGGGCAGCACAGGGGGACCGGGAGCGCATCGACGCGGCGGACCTCGCGCACATCGCGCGGATCCAGCATTACCTCGTGGCCGTGTTCGTGATCGCGGCGCTCGCGCTCGTGTTCCGTGCGCGCTGGACGGCGCTGATGCAATTGCTCGCCGCCACTCTGGCGGGAGCACTGCTGATGCTCGCTCAGCACAGCTGGGACCGTTCCCATCCCAGCCCGGCCGGTGCCGCGTCGGAAGGCACTTCGCGCTATCGCGAGAACAACGGCTTCCGTATCCCCGGTGACATGTCTCCTGCGAGCGCGCAGGACGCGCAGAAGGAAGCCGACCGCATCGAGCCTGTCCTCAAGCGGCTCTGGGACGGTGGGACGTGGGATCCGGCGAGCGTGCGCGCGGCGCTGCTCGAGGTCGGGTTCGAGGAGGAACGGTTCGGGCCGAAGGGTGAGTGGCTCGGCGGAACCCTCAGCGTGCGGGACATGGGCTCGCGCTTCGAGACCGACCACTACGTCACGCCGGAGGGCGCATTGGTCGGCGTCCGTGTCCATGACGACGCCTGCGTCACCGCCTATGTGCAGAAGACCAACTATGTGGTGAAGACCAACGGCCCGTATCCCGAGGGCGGTTGCTTCGAGCCGCCTGCCGGTCACTGA
- a CDS encoding RidA family protein has product MKRIRQTVSSGSPLEPQIGFSRAVRRGDYVAVAGTAPIGDDGSTVGPGDVYAQTVRCLDIAERALEAAGASLEDVIRTRIMLTDVTRWKEAARAHGERFASIRPATTFVEVSRFIDPAWLVEVELDAVLA; this is encoded by the coding sequence ATGAAACGAATTCGACAGACCGTCAGCTCTGGCTCCCCGCTGGAGCCGCAGATCGGGTTCTCGCGGGCCGTCCGAAGAGGCGACTACGTAGCCGTCGCCGGCACAGCCCCCATCGGGGATGACGGCTCCACCGTGGGGCCAGGTGACGTATATGCGCAGACGGTGCGATGTTTGGACATCGCCGAGCGTGCGCTGGAGGCAGCCGGGGCATCGCTGGAAGACGTCATACGAACTCGCATCATGCTCACCGACGTGACCCGGTGGAAGGAAGCCGCCCGAGCGCATGGCGAACGGTTCGCATCCATCCGGCCTGCGACCACGTTCGTCGAGGTGTCCCGCTTCATCGACCCGGCCTGGCTGGTCGAAGTGGAACTCGACGCCGTTCTCGCTTGA
- a CDS encoding GNAT family N-acetyltransferase — protein MNGIRIVADRADRAEWRGGFEERVLAGYRAAGCSAPLARALLEQAVEGIDGWTVATDGTGWIAVGVRQDNGVTVGRIHDLTVPRGRAWAERWCAGHGAQRVEVRLTGGAGEFADYPVRKQIRMSATAERPVLPPGLTVRRLTEEEYPAWYTAEEAAYIADIVRSGALTPEQARAKSDQDFARYLPQGYLTPGHAFYVMEAGGRAVGTGWVNHGFLPGVTFGFSLEVYEDQRGKGYGRAAMAVGAWATRQGGDEAMMFNVFGGNDVAMSLYDSTGFAVLDEYRSLDLRSGPIRPS, from the coding sequence ATGAACGGGATACGGATCGTGGCCGACCGGGCCGACCGGGCCGAGTGGCGGGGCGGGTTCGAGGAGCGGGTGCTGGCCGGGTACCGGGCTGCGGGGTGCTCGGCGCCGCTGGCCCGGGCCCTGCTGGAGCAGGCGGTGGAGGGGATCGACGGCTGGACGGTCGCCACGGACGGCACCGGGTGGATCGCGGTCGGCGTGCGGCAGGACAACGGCGTGACCGTGGGGCGGATCCATGACCTGACGGTGCCGCGGGGGCGCGCGTGGGCCGAGCGGTGGTGCGCCGGGCACGGGGCGCAGCGGGTGGAGGTGCGGCTCACCGGCGGCGCGGGAGAGTTCGCGGACTACCCGGTGCGCAAGCAGATCCGGATGAGCGCCACGGCCGAACGGCCCGTGCTCCCGCCGGGCCTGACGGTGCGCCGGCTCACCGAGGAGGAGTACCCGGCCTGGTACACCGCCGAGGAAGCCGCGTACATCGCGGACATCGTCCGGTCCGGCGCCCTGACCCCGGAGCAGGCGAGGGCGAAGTCGGACCAGGACTTCGCCCGTTACCTCCCGCAGGGATACCTGACCCCGGGCCACGCCTTCTACGTGATGGAGGCCGGCGGCCGGGCGGTCGGCACCGGCTGGGTGAACCACGGCTTCCTTCCGGGCGTCACCTTCGGCTTCTCGCTGGAGGTGTACGAGGACCAGCGCGGCAAGGGCTACGGCCGGGCCGCGATGGCCGTCGGTGCGTGGGCCACCCGGCAGGGCGGCGACGAGGCGATGATGTTCAACGTCTTCGGCGGCAACGACGTCGCGATGAGCCTGTACGACAGCACCGGCTTCGCGGTGCTGGACGAGTACCGCTCGCTCGACCTCCGGTCCGGGCCGATCAGACCGTCTTGA
- a CDS encoding molybdopterin-dependent oxidoreductase encodes MSIDKAVIERGAAAALAGLVSGYAALALAELAAAGIRPEAGPVTAIGGAAIDRTPAGVKDWAIRTFGADDKLVLQLGILAVTALLAMALGLLALRRRRTAAAGVFLFGLVGAVAALNRPDSDGFADALPSLAGGLAGAAVLFVLTGPLVAAPPPAGPTGEGAGWSRRRFLLLTGAAAALGSGAGAVGRALNSSHSGDAIASRAAVVLPAPASPAPDLPPGAALRVPGISPFTTPNKDFYRVDTALVVPRVPAGTWRLRIHGKGVRRELNLSFEDLLARPLIERDITLTCVSNEVGGPYAGNARWLGAHLGDLLAEAGVRPPSQGGPADQLVARSVDGMTLGAPVEDVMDGRDALLAVGMNGEPLPLAHGFPVRMVVPGLYGYVSACKWIEDIELTTFDAYDPYWVKRAWAARAPVKTQARIDTPKPFARPATGTVTVAGVAWAQHRGIDRVEIQIDDGPWQETDLATEDTRDTWRQWSYSWQATSGTHTLTVRATDRTGETQTELRTPTIPDGASGRHSVVVMAG; translated from the coding sequence GTGAGCATCGACAAGGCAGTCATCGAGCGGGGAGCGGCGGCCGCGCTGGCCGGGCTGGTGTCCGGCTACGCGGCCCTGGCGCTGGCGGAACTGGCCGCCGCCGGGATCCGGCCCGAGGCCGGTCCGGTCACCGCCATCGGGGGAGCGGCCATCGACCGCACACCGGCCGGGGTCAAGGACTGGGCGATCCGCACCTTCGGGGCCGACGACAAACTCGTCCTGCAGCTCGGGATCCTCGCCGTGACGGCCCTCCTGGCGATGGCCCTCGGCCTGCTCGCCCTGCGCAGGCGGCGGACCGCGGCGGCCGGCGTGTTCCTCTTCGGCCTGGTGGGAGCCGTGGCCGCGCTGAACCGGCCGGACTCGGACGGGTTCGCCGACGCCCTGCCGTCCCTCGCCGGCGGCCTGGCCGGGGCCGCCGTGCTGTTCGTCCTGACCGGACCGCTCGTGGCCGCCCCGCCCCCGGCGGGGCCGACGGGCGAGGGCGCCGGCTGGAGCCGCCGCCGCTTCCTGCTGCTCACGGGGGCCGCCGCCGCGCTCGGCAGCGGGGCGGGAGCTGTCGGCCGGGCCCTGAACTCGTCGCACTCCGGCGACGCGATCGCCTCCCGGGCGGCCGTGGTCCTGCCGGCTCCCGCGTCACCGGCGCCGGACCTGCCCCCGGGCGCGGCCTTGCGCGTACCGGGGATCAGCCCCTTCACGACGCCGAACAAGGACTTCTACCGCGTCGACACCGCGCTCGTCGTCCCCAGGGTCCCGGCCGGGACGTGGCGGCTGCGGATCCATGGGAAGGGTGTGCGCCGCGAGCTGAACCTCTCCTTCGAGGACCTGCTCGCCCGCCCGCTCATCGAGCGGGACATCACCTTGACCTGCGTCTCCAACGAGGTCGGCGGACCGTACGCGGGCAACGCCAGGTGGCTCGGTGCCCACCTCGGCGACCTGCTCGCAGAGGCGGGCGTACGGCCCCCGTCGCAGGGCGGACCCGCCGACCAGCTGGTGGCCCGCTCCGTCGACGGCATGACCCTGGGCGCTCCCGTCGAGGACGTCATGGACGGCCGGGACGCCCTGCTCGCGGTCGGCATGAACGGCGAGCCGCTCCCGCTCGCCCACGGCTTTCCCGTGCGGATGGTCGTCCCCGGACTGTACGGGTACGTGTCGGCCTGCAAGTGGATCGAGGACATCGAGCTCACCACCTTCGACGCCTACGACCCGTACTGGGTCAAGCGCGCGTGGGCCGCGCGGGCGCCGGTCAAGACCCAGGCGCGCATCGACACCCCCAAGCCCTTCGCCCGCCCCGCCACCGGCACGGTGACGGTGGCCGGTGTCGCCTGGGCCCAGCACCGCGGCATCGACCGCGTCGAGATCCAGATCGACGACGGACCCTGGCAGGAGACCGATCTCGCCACCGAGGACACACGCGACACCTGGCGCCAGTGGTCCTACTCCTGGCAGGCCACGTCCGGTACGCACACCCTCACCGTCCGCGCCACCGACCGGACCGGCGAGACCCAGACGGAACTCCGCACCCCGACCATCCCCGACGGGGCCAGCGGCCGGCATTCCGTCGTCGTCATGGCCGGATAG
- a CDS encoding sensor histidine kinase produces the protein MALLSLPVRRIRALRAKGGVGSGLQRAQSFLIVATLLYRASHLTVGALAVAQRRSELPLQYAGFAAALGLSVLTYGAALRRGWFDRRHIWADVLVTGCLLPLALCTWGGVREPPTIAWAMLLGGSASAVAAISLERLHALTVIALLIVTHFIGYQAVGASPAVVLGHLNSIVSSAVMTWLFRWYLLRQGRLLDEANARAVTAEAHKARYAERLEHHRVLHDTVLATLTTLASGSVDANAPEVRQRCAREAAYLRRLIQQTAAEVHHREIGAALEEAVGSVESLQLRVTAQYHDLPQVPPEVAAALGDAVREALNNVRRHAGTGHAYLTATRDPDARGGAVVTVVDRGPGFDPERCEPGLGLRGSVHGRMAEVGGRATVDTAPGEGVRVELRWPG, from the coding sequence TTGGCGTTGCTGTCCTTACCGGTACGGCGCATACGGGCACTACGGGCGAAGGGCGGGGTGGGATCGGGCCTGCAACGCGCCCAGTCCTTCCTGATCGTGGCCACCCTCCTGTACCGGGCGAGCCATCTGACGGTGGGCGCCCTCGCCGTCGCCCAGCGCCGGTCGGAACTCCCCCTGCAGTACGCGGGATTCGCCGCCGCCCTCGGACTGAGCGTGCTGACCTACGGCGCCGCCCTGCGGCGCGGCTGGTTCGACCGGCGGCACATCTGGGCGGACGTCCTGGTCACCGGCTGCCTTCTGCCCCTGGCCCTCTGCACCTGGGGCGGAGTGCGCGAGCCGCCCACGATCGCGTGGGCCATGCTGCTCGGCGGGTCGGCGAGCGCCGTCGCGGCCATCTCCCTCGAACGGCTCCACGCCCTCACCGTCATCGCCCTGCTCATCGTCACCCACTTCATCGGCTACCAGGCGGTCGGCGCGAGCCCCGCCGTCGTTCTCGGCCACCTCAACTCGATCGTGTCCTCGGCCGTGATGACCTGGCTCTTCCGCTGGTACCTGCTCCGCCAGGGCCGCCTCCTCGACGAGGCCAACGCCCGCGCGGTGACCGCCGAGGCCCACAAGGCGCGCTACGCCGAGCGGCTGGAACACCACCGCGTGCTGCACGACACCGTCCTCGCCACCCTGACCACCCTGGCCTCCGGCTCGGTCGACGCCAACGCCCCCGAGGTGCGCCAGCGCTGCGCGCGCGAGGCCGCGTACCTGCGCCGGCTGATCCAGCAGACCGCAGCGGAGGTCCACCACCGGGAGATCGGCGCGGCCCTGGAGGAGGCGGTCGGCTCCGTCGAGAGCCTCCAACTGCGGGTCACCGCCCAGTACCACGACCTGCCGCAGGTGCCCCCCGAGGTCGCCGCCGCGCTGGGGGACGCCGTCCGCGAGGCCCTGAACAACGTACGGCGCCACGCGGGCACCGGACACGCCTACCTCACCGCCACCAGGGACCCGGACGCACGCGGGGGAGCCGTCGTCACCGTGGTCGACCGGGGGCCCGGATTCGACCCCGAGCGGTGCGAGCCCGGCCTCGGCCTGCGCGGTTCCGTCCACGGCCGGATGGCGGAGGTGGGCGGCCGGGCGACCGTGGACACCGCCCCCGGCGAGGGCGTACGGGTGGAGCTGAGATGGCCCGGGTGA
- a CDS encoding response regulator, with amino-acid sequence MARVITVSVVDDDRMLLDGLRAWLGGVPELRLVATAATVGELLGAPDAQRPYGFGATGYSPPDIVLLDLVLRDGSAPADNIRRLLRTGSRVLMISTVPDRSRIIEAVRAGADGYLTKDHDLPTLVAAIKDLASGQGALSAELAFACAYDDSPARPRLSPRERQILLDYASGLTLKSAARRAGITVHTAKDYLDRVKAKYQQAGRPTYTKLDLARRVREDSLDAG; translated from the coding sequence ATGGCCCGGGTGATCACCGTTTCGGTGGTCGACGACGACCGGATGCTCCTCGACGGCCTGCGCGCCTGGCTCGGAGGCGTGCCGGAGCTGCGGCTCGTGGCGACCGCCGCCACAGTCGGGGAGCTCCTCGGCGCACCGGACGCCCAACGTCCGTACGGCTTCGGGGCGACGGGCTACTCCCCGCCCGACATAGTCCTCCTCGATCTCGTCCTGCGCGACGGCTCCGCACCCGCCGACAACATCAGACGGCTGCTGCGGACCGGCAGCCGCGTCCTGATGATCAGCACGGTGCCCGACCGCTCCCGGATCATCGAGGCCGTCCGGGCCGGCGCCGACGGCTACCTGACCAAGGACCACGACCTGCCCACCCTGGTCGCCGCCATCAAGGACCTGGCCTCGGGCCAGGGCGCCCTCTCCGCGGAACTCGCCTTCGCCTGCGCCTACGACGACAGCCCCGCACGCCCCCGCCTCTCGCCCCGGGAACGACAGATCCTCCTCGACTACGCCTCCGGACTGACCCTGAAATCCGCCGCCCGGCGCGCCGGCATCACCGTCCACACTGCCAAGGACTACCTGGACCGGGTCAAGGCCAAGTACCAGCAGGCGGGCCGCCCCACCTACACCAAGCTCGACCTGGCCCGACGGGTACGGGAGGACAGTCTCGACGCGGGCTGA